The genomic region GTTTATAATTTTTCAATAGCAATAGTTCAAAAGAGCAAAGTCCTTTGATTGGGGAATACAATAAAATCTGAAAGACAACCTGTAGTTTTGAGGAACTACTTTAGAGAAGTGTGGGGGTGACTCTATTATGGTGCAATTCTGAAGTAAAATTAGAGAGAATAAAGGGCTGAAGTGTGTAATAATCAGCTTTTTAGATATAAAGCGACATAATCTCGTTCAAAGACGGTATCCAATCCTTAGATCGGGTGATAAATTGCAATCTGAAAAATTATCTGTGAGAACTTTGTAGGAATTTAAGAATTATTACAGATCAAATCACTTAAATTTATCGTCTTAATAAGATGTAGAGACCTGATTTACAGTTATAAAACATTTAAAACTTTTGTAGTCCGTTAAATTTTTGAATTGTCTGTAAAAAAGAAGATTTGTGTACAATATCCGACAAAATGCATGTTTTTTGCATGCATCATTAAATGTTTTAGAATCCATCAGAAACATTTCTATCTTACTTTCGAAACTCGTAAATTGCAGGAAAAGCGGCCTAAACATGAACAAAAATCTAAACGATTACCGTAAATCCTACAAAAAAGATCGAATAGAAGATGATGCTATACCTCAGGACCCTCTACAATTCTTTCAGGATTGGTTCAACCAGGCTGATAACTCAGATGATATCCTTGAAGCCAATGCGATGAACATCGCTACGGTTGGAAAAGATATGGTACCAAAGTCACGAATTATTCTATTGAAAGCTTTCGGACTGGTGGGATTTCATTTCTATACAAATTACTCTTCAGATAAAGGAAAGGCTCTGGCTGAAAATCCTAACTGTTGCCTGTCATTTTTCTGGCCAGAACTGGAAAAACAGGTCATCATCCAGGGAACTGCAGTAAAAATTTCCGAAGAAGAGTCGGAAGCATATTTTCATTCGAGACCTAAAGGGAGTCAGCTGGGGGCCATGGCATCAGATCAAAGTTCTGTAATTCCTTCGAGGGAATATCTTGAAGAAAAATTATCCAGTCTTGAAGAAAAATATGATTCAAAAGAAATTCCGAAGCCAAAAGACTGGGGAGGATATGTGTTCCAGCCAGAAATTTTTGAATTCTGGCAGGGAAGGGAAAGCCGTTTGCATGACCGCATACGCTACAAAAAAATTACGAACTCCTGGAATTACGAACGTTTAGCACCATAATCTATGAAGCGATTAATATTAGTAAGACATGGTAAATCATCCTGGGAGAATGAGCTTCCGGATCACAAACGACCATTAAAGAAAAGAGCTTATAAGGATGCTGAGCTGGTTCTAAAAAACTTCCGGAACTTCTATCAGCAAGGTGGATTGTTTTGGACCAGTTACGCAGTTCGCGCACATGAAACTGCGAAGCTTTTTAAGAAGAATCTGAATATAACAGATCCAGATTTTGAAGTAAAAGAAGAGCTTTATACCTTCAATCAAAACGAATTACTTAGAGAGATACAGCAATGTCCTGATGACCGGGATCAACTTATTGTTTTTGGCCATAATCCGGCTATGACAATCCTCGTTAATTTTCTTGGAGATAAGAAATTCGATAATGTTCCAACAACTGGCCTCACGGTGATCGATTTTGAAGCTGATTCATGGCGAAATATTGACAATGGAAAGACCATTTTACATCTATTTCCTAAAAATCTCCGCTAGAATTTATGGCTAACAAGAAATATACGAACCGCGAATTAAGCTGGTTAAGCTTTAATGCGAGAGTTTTACAGGAAGCGGCAGACGAAACAGTGCCCCTGATCGAGAGATTGAGATTCCTGGGAATCTTCTCAAATAACCTTGATGAGTTCTTTAAGGTACGTTATGCCACCGTTAAAAGAATTGATCTTGCCGGGAAAGCCGCCAAAAGTGTTCTTGGCGGAATTAAAGCGAGTAAACTTCTAGAAGCAATTACTAAAATTGTTATAGATCAACAGTCTGAAAGTCTTAAGATCCTCGAAGATATACAGGAAAAGCTGAAGGAGCATAATATCCATGTCATTAATGAGAATGAAGTGACCTATAAGCAGCAGGACTTCATTAAAAACTATTTTTTAAGCAAAGTTAGTCCGGCCCTGGTTACCATTATCCTGAATGAACTTCCTGAAATGCCGTCATTAAAGGATTCCGCAGCATATCTGGCGGTGAAGATGGTGATGGCCGAAGAAGTAGAACAGAAAGATGGGATAAACAGGATCCTAAAGAGAAAAACTAAGGAAAAGCGATATGTATTAATTGAGATCCCGCGGAATATTGAACGTTTTGTAGTACTCCCGGAGGAAAATGGTAAGCAATATATTATTCTTCTTGATGACCTCATTCGGTATAACCTGCATACAATTTTTAATATTTTTGATTACGAAAGTCTTTCGGCACACATGATCAAAATTACGCGGGACGCGGGATTGGATCTGGATAGCGATCTTAGTAAAAGTTTTATAGAAAAGATTTCAGACAGTGTGAAGGACCGAATAAAAGGAGATCCTGTTCGATTTGTTTATGATAAAAATATTGATAGCGAGACTCTTACTTATTTGATGAATAAAATGGGTATCGAATCTACAGATAGTATCATTCCTGGTGGACGATATCACAACAGGAGGGACTATATGGATTTCCCAAGTCTGGGACGGCCAGAGCTACAATTCGAAAAACGGGAACCTTTGCCAATTCCCGGCCTGATTCTTCAAACAAGTGTACTAAAAGGTATTGCTGAAAAGGATTACTTATTGTATACACCTTATCAAAGTTTTGCTTATGTAGTTAAATTCCTGAGAGAAGCAGCCCTGGATCCTAAGGTTAAAACAATTAAAATCACAATTTACAGGCTGGCAAAGATTTCACATATCGCCAGTTCCCTGATCAACGCGGTTAAAAACGGCAAAAAAGTTACAGTTCAAATCGAATTGCGAGCGAGGTTCGATGAAGTGGCGAATATTCGTTACGCCGAACAAATGCAGGAAGAAGGTGTCAATTTGATTTTTGGAGTTCCGGGACTTAAAGTACATTGTAAAACCTGTGTGATAGAGCGTGAAGAGGAAGGTAAACTCAAGAGATACGGTTTCATAAGTACAGGAAACTTTAATGAAAATACCTCGAGGCTTTATACAGATTATACGCTGTTCACTGCAGATGCTGCCATCCTGAAGGAAATAGATATGGTCTTTGAATTTTTTGAGACGAATTACAAGGTGAACAAGTACAAGCACTTGATCGTTTCACCGCACTATACAAGAAATGTTATTTATAGTCTTATCCAGGCTGAAATTGATAATGCGAAGAACGGAAAACCTGCAGGTATAAGGTTAAAGCTGAATAGTTTGTCAGACAATGGAGTGATCGACAAATTATACATGGCTAGCAAGGCCGGAGTAAAGATCAAATTGATCGTTCGAGGAATCTGTTGCCTGAATCCGGGTATTGAAGGAATTAGTGATAACATAGAGGCTATTAGCATTGTAGATAAATTTCTAGAGCATCCAAGGGTTTATATTTTCGAGAATGGTGGAAATCGTAAGGTTTACATTTCATCTGCAGATTTTATGACTAGAAATCTGGATCAACGAGTGGAAATTTCCTGTCCTATTTACGATGAGGATATCAAGCAGGAACTTATAGAAACATTTGAAATTAGCTGGAGTGATAATGTGAAAGCCAGAACACATTGCAGAGGCATGGACAATCCCTATCGACCTACCGATGGTGAAAGGGTTAGATCCCAGTTCGCGCTATATGATTATTATTTAAGAAAAACTGAAATTTACGAATGATCAAACAAAAGAATTTCGCTGCTATAGATATTGGATCCAACGCCGTAAGACTGTTGGTGTCAACTATTACTGAAAAGGAAGGTAAAGAACCAATGTTTCGCAAAACCTCGCTGGTACGTGTTCCTATAAGACTTGGTGCAGATGTATTTCTGAAGAAGAAAGTTTCAGAAAAGAATACCATGCGCATGATCGATACTATGCACGCCTTTAATCTCTTGATGAAATCTCATGGTGTGGAGAAATACAAGGCTTACGCAACTTCGGCAATGCGGGAAGCGACTAATGGTAACGAGATTGCTGCTATAATTAAAGAGAAATCTGGAATTAATATTGAGATCATTGATGGATCTCATGAAGCTGCGATCATCGCCGCAACAGATCTGCATGCACTTATCCAAAACGATTGTAATTATTTATATGTGGATGTTGGGGGTGGAAGTACAGAATACACTATGTATAGTAATGGGAAAACGGTAGCTTCCAGATCGTTCAAAGTTGGAACTGTTAGAATGATGGAGGACCTTGTTGAGCATCATACCTGGGAAGAAATGCGCGAATGGGTGAAAGAAACTACCAGGGATTACGATGATATCGATCTTATAGGTTCCGGAGGAAACATCAACAATATTTTCAAGACCAGTGCGAAGAAGGAAGGAAAGGCTCTTAGTTTGAAGTATATGAAAGACTATGACGAAAAGCTGAATTCTTATACTTACGAGGAGCGAATCACCGAACTGAATCTAAAGAATGACCGCGCAGATGTGATCATTCCAGCTACAAAGATCTATGTAAATTCCATGAAATGGGCTCGTGCCAACTGGATACATGTACCTAAAATTGGACTTGCAGATGGGATAATTAAATCTCTATATAATGATTCTAAGAGGAAAAAGGTCTAACCGTGAATACTTTCCTTTGTTCCCAGATCCTTCATAATCTTAGCTTCAAATTCCAGTAGATCTTCCCATTTTTGATCTACTACTTTCCGGTCTTCGCCATATTGCCGGGCGAACTTCAGGAACATCGTATAGTGGTTGGCTTCGCTTATCATCAAGTCACGGTAAAATTTTGCCAGATCTTTATCTTCCAGTTCTTCAGAAAGTAGTCTGAAACGTTCGCAACTACGGGCTTCGATCAAACCAGCAATAAGAAGACGATGTACCAGTTGAGTGGATCTGCTGCCACCTTTAGGGAAAAACTTTAAAAGTTGTATAACATATTCATCTTTACGATCCCAACCCATTTTAAAACCCATATTTAGCAGCCGGTCGTGTACCATTTTAAAATGCCCCATTTCTTCTCTTGCAAGTGCGGTCATGGCGTTCACCAGGTCAGAATATTCCGGGAAACTTACTATGAGAGAGATCGCTGTAGAAGCCGCTTTTTGTTCACAGTATGCGTGATCAACAAGAATATCTTCAATGTTTTTCTCTGCAATATCAGCCCATCTCGGGTCTGTAGGTAAT from Christiangramia sp. OXR-203 harbors:
- a CDS encoding exopolyphosphatase yields the protein MIKQKNFAAIDIGSNAVRLLVSTITEKEGKEPMFRKTSLVRVPIRLGADVFLKKKVSEKNTMRMIDTMHAFNLLMKSHGVEKYKAYATSAMREATNGNEIAAIIKEKSGINIEIIDGSHEAAIIAATDLHALIQNDCNYLYVDVGGGSTEYTMYSNGKTVASRSFKVGTVRMMEDLVEHHTWEEMREWVKETTRDYDDIDLIGSGGNINNIFKTSAKKEGKALSLKYMKDYDEKLNSYTYEERITELNLKNDRADVIIPATKIYVNSMKWARANWIHVPKIGLADGIIKSLYNDSKRKKV
- the pdxH gene encoding pyridoxamine 5'-phosphate oxidase is translated as MNKNLNDYRKSYKKDRIEDDAIPQDPLQFFQDWFNQADNSDDILEANAMNIATVGKDMVPKSRIILLKAFGLVGFHFYTNYSSDKGKALAENPNCCLSFFWPELEKQVIIQGTAVKISEEESEAYFHSRPKGSQLGAMASDQSSVIPSREYLEEKLSSLEEKYDSKEIPKPKDWGGYVFQPEIFEFWQGRESRLHDRIRYKKITNSWNYERLAP
- a CDS encoding SixA phosphatase family protein gives rise to the protein MKRLILVRHGKSSWENELPDHKRPLKKRAYKDAELVLKNFRNFYQQGGLFWTSYAVRAHETAKLFKKNLNITDPDFEVKEELYTFNQNELLREIQQCPDDRDQLIVFGHNPAMTILVNFLGDKKFDNVPTTGLTVIDFEADSWRNIDNGKTILHLFPKNLR
- the ppk1 gene encoding polyphosphate kinase 1; this translates as MANKKYTNRELSWLSFNARVLQEAADETVPLIERLRFLGIFSNNLDEFFKVRYATVKRIDLAGKAAKSVLGGIKASKLLEAITKIVIDQQSESLKILEDIQEKLKEHNIHVINENEVTYKQQDFIKNYFLSKVSPALVTIILNELPEMPSLKDSAAYLAVKMVMAEEVEQKDGINRILKRKTKEKRYVLIEIPRNIERFVVLPEENGKQYIILLDDLIRYNLHTIFNIFDYESLSAHMIKITRDAGLDLDSDLSKSFIEKISDSVKDRIKGDPVRFVYDKNIDSETLTYLMNKMGIESTDSIIPGGRYHNRRDYMDFPSLGRPELQFEKREPLPIPGLILQTSVLKGIAEKDYLLYTPYQSFAYVVKFLREAALDPKVKTIKITIYRLAKISHIASSLINAVKNGKKVTVQIELRARFDEVANIRYAEQMQEEGVNLIFGVPGLKVHCKTCVIEREEEGKLKRYGFISTGNFNENTSRLYTDYTLFTADAAILKEIDMVFEFFETNYKVNKYKHLIVSPHYTRNVIYSLIQAEIDNAKNGKPAGIRLKLNSLSDNGVIDKLYMASKAGVKIKLIVRGICCLNPGIEGISDNIEAISIVDKFLEHPRVYIFENGGNRKVYISSADFMTRNLDQRVEISCPIYDEDIKQELIETFEISWSDNVKARTHCRGMDNPYRPTDGERVRSQFALYDYYLRKTEIYE
- a CDS encoding tRNA-(ms[2]io[6]A)-hydroxylase — protein: MLGLKLPTDPRWADIAEKNIEDILVDHAYCEQKAASTAISLIVSFPEYSDLVNAMTALAREEMGHFKMVHDRLLNMGFKMGWDRKDEYVIQLLKFFPKGGSRSTQLVHRLLIAGLIEARSCERFRLLSEELEDKDLAKFYRDLMISEANHYTMFLKFARQYGEDRKVVDQKWEDLLEFEAKIMKDLGTKESIHG